The region TGTTGCTACTACTTTTCTTTAAACAGTTATCTTTCAAAGGACGTTTAAATGAAGGGAAATATCTTTTATGTTTATCTAAACAGTTACTACTTCTGGCTGTCTTCATCTCTTTATGTAGATCTACGTTTCCATCTGAATTCTCGTAGCTTTGGTTTATCAGAACAAGTCTTGTCTCCCACCTTccttttcaaaagatattttcagTGGATATAGATTTCTAGATTGGCAGTTCTCCCCAGAACTTTGGAGAGGTTTTATTGTCTTCTGGCCTGCATGGTCTCTGATGAGAAGTCAGGTGTTacagtattcttattttttttctctttatgaggaatgagtctttttttctttttctctgaagttGAGGTTTTCTCTTTATCTGATTTTTAGCAATTTGATAAAGATGTACTattatgtagttttctttatgtttctcctGATTGGAGTTTGTTAAACTTCTTGGATTTGTGGGTTTATTGGTTTTACCAAATACAGAAACATTCTGGTCATTTTTTCTTCaactatttttttcctgcctcaacCCTCCTGGGACTGCAGTTCCACTTAGGCTAGAATGCTGGCTATTCTCCCACAGCTCACTGAGTTccattgtttgcttttgtttcttgatgttgttgtctttatttatttgagttccATTTGCTCCAGAAATTccatttgggtattttttttttttttgcaagtgttATTGAGGTGCAGTTTACCTCAAGTAAAACTCTCACTTTTAGTGTatagttctatgagttttataggcAGGTACAGTCATGAAACCACCGCCATAATCAAATTGTAGAATATTCCATCACCCAAAAGCATTCCTTCATGTCCCTTTGTAGTCAATCCCTTGTCCCCATCCCCAGCTCCTGCCAACAGAGCAATTGTCTGTCCCTGTAATTTTGGCTTTTCCATGATGCCATACCCTTGGAGTCATAAAATATGCAGCTTTTTGAGTCCAGGCTTCCATCAGTCAGAATAATGGATTTGAGTTCatccatgttttcatttctaccagtagttctttctttttgctgctgAGTAAGGACGTACACAGCCGGTTCATCCATTTGCCACCTGCAGGACAtgtgggctgtttccagtttgttgtgggtttttttttcttttttcatttatatgtaaaaccactataaacattcacataaaGGTTTTACTGTGAACAAAAGTTGCCATTGTTCTTGGACAAATACCCAGAAATGAGATTGCTGAATAACTGAATAGTTAACTTCATGAGAAAGGGCCAAACTGTTTCCAACATGGCTGTACTAATTTTTACTGAGTTACAGTTGCTACAATGCTCACCATTAATTGATTTTGCTATTTGTTAACCGTTCTAATAGGCAGGGGTGcggtctcattgtggttttcatttgcttttcactCGAATCTAgtgctgagcatctttttttatGTGCTTCCTTTTCATTAGtacattttcttttgtgaaacatctcttcaagtcttttgcccatttttaattgggttgttctcTTAGTATTGAGTttcagatttctttatatattatagatCCATTCCTTGATCAGAAATGTGTTTTGCAGACATTTCCTCCTAGTTTTTGCcctgtcttttcatttacttaacaGCGTCTTCTGAAGAGCAGGAGATAGTAACCTTGACGAGAACTAATCTAACAGTGTTTTCTCTCATGGCTCACGCATTTGGTGTAATGTCTTTGCATAACCCCAATTCACATGTATCTCCTCCCATGTCTTTATAGTATTGGGCTTTATATTTAGGCCTATGGTCTCTTTTTAGTTAAGCTTTGTATAAGGTGAAAGGTGTGAAGTTTCTTCTGTGTATCTGGAAATCCAGTCTTCTAGAATCATGTGTAAAAAAGACTATCCCTTCTACACTGAATTGCCTTTAATCCTGTTTCGAAAATCATTTGGGCACATATGTGTGGGTCCATTTCTGAGCACTCTGCTGGGTCCTATTGGGCTATGTGTGTACACGTTCGCAGGTACTACACCGTCTTCACTGCTGCGGTTTTATGTACGGTGAgccttgaaatcagggagtgtgcgTCCTCCAggtcttcattttcaaaattcttttggcTATTTGCTTGCTTTACCTTTCCGTACAAAATTTTGAAGAACCATGGCCTTTTGTACAAAATCGTATAAAAATCAGGATTACATTGAGTCTGTAGACCAATTTGGATGGAACTGACAGTAATAGAGTCTTCTaatgtcaatattttatttagattttatttgaatTCTCCAAGTGTTTTACAATTCTAAGTATACAGAATGTGCCTAATCTTGCTATTTAAATACATCATGGTTTtggtgctattataaatagtatttaaatCTCAGATTCTATTCGTTCCTGGCCAGTATGTACAAAGATCTCTCTCACTATATGGATAATACAGAAAACATGAAATGTTTCTGGTAGGTTGTGTCATAGTGAAGTCAAATCCTAGGATACGAAACTTATTTAATGATCTGAACAGGGGATTGGTACTCTTTTCCTGAAAATACAGCCCCAGTAGTAAATATGTTAGGTTTTCCAGGTCATAAGGTCTCTGATATAACTACTCAGCTACTACTTTGGCTGCTGTAGGTTTAACAAAACATAAATGAATGGCATGGCTGttttccaataaagctttatttacaaaaatgggtTGCAGGCTGGATCTGGCCTGTGGATTGTAATTTGCTGCCTTCTGACCTAAACCGACTTTTTTGTTGTGCTGCAATCTCAGGGCTCTAAATGCTGGTCCATCCAGGTATCGGGAAGTAGATGAGCTGCAAGGGGTTTGGTCATGCTCTTATCTTAGATCAAACAGAGGCTGATAAGCCCAGGAGAGAAGGATGATTCAAAAACTCATCAGGCTGTGACCCCGTGACAGGCGACACCAGGACACTGCGCACCACTGGCTCCAGGTCAGTCTGCAGAGTCCACAGCAGCAGCTCATACCCActgcacacacgtgtgcacacacacacacacacacacactgcacccATGCATACACTGCACACAgttcacacatgcatgcacactgCACCCATGCACCCATGGacacacgtgcgcgcacacacttCTCAAGTCTCAGACTAAGGATGACAAACATATTTAATCAATGCCCAAAAtacctttatatatgtataaagaagTTAAATTTCCCTTGACTTAAAGACTGCTATCACGGCCTTCCCTGCTTATCCTGGAGATGGGAATGTTGAGAACACGTGTCTGAATCCACAGGGAAGCAGCAGTGTGGCTGAACGCAGAGACAGGGCCGAGAGAGAGCCAACGCACAGGGTGGTCTTCTAAAGGACCTGCATTCTGACGTGGGATAAAGCCAGCTTTCCCTCCCTCCGATGTTCGGTCCTCTGCCCGAGCGCAAACACAGGTTGCGCAGGCGCTAAGAAGGACACGTTCCCAGGTGGGCCTCAGGCTTGGCTGGATCCTGAGCCACAAGGAGGTGAGACGCAGGCCGCAGAGGCCACAACACCCGAAGGTCAGCAGAACGGAGGCTACACAATGtttacttgttattttcctttcgACGAGGCAGCACCGTCTCCCGGGCAGGGATTTCCCAGTCCGAGGGCTACATTTGTCTCTGCTTGTGCTTCGGGTTGGTCTTGCAGTAGACGAACCAACGCCCGCGCCTCTTGACCAGGTAGCAGCCCTTGCACCGCTTCTTGAGGACGCCCTTGGTCTTGAAGCCCAGGGCTGGCTGCTGCAGGCCGAGTACCAGGCGCGCGGAGAGGAGCGCGGCCGCCGGGCTGGGGGCCGCACCGACCTGACGGCAGGCGCGCGGGTGGCACGGCGCGAGAGAGGAGAGCGGGAGGCCACCCAGGTGCAGCAGGGGGCCCACGGCGGAAACCACTTTCCTTAGGAGAGCGGTGGCCATGTCGCGGCTGGATCTAGGGAGAAACAGGAAAAGCTGTCACAGCTGCCGGTGGCTCCTGCCCCCGAGAAAACCTCCTTCCCCACGTCCCTGCCCTCAGGACACAGGCCGCGGGTCCGGGAGTCTGCGCGACCCCCGGGAGGGCACGAGAGCGGCGAGCGGCACCGTGTCTCCGCCCGGCGCCGAGACCCCCACCCGGCCGCCGGGGCCAGACGAGGCCCGCGTCCACGTGACCCCGTGGCGGCCGGGCCGCGGGCTGGAGCAGAGGGCACGAGGTCCAGAACAGTGCCCGGCTAGAAGGGATCACCCGTGCGGCCACTTCCCACCGCAGTGACCTCCGCCCGCGTCCCACCCGGGCAAGCCGAGGCCAGGGGTCCCCAGAACGCGCCCTTCCTGAGCCCGGAACCCCCGCCGCCTCCCCTGCCCCTCGGGACCCCCGGAACACCCCACGACCCCCACCTGGAAAGAGTGAGTCCAGGCCCGCCTGCAGCCCGCCTCGCCAGCCCCTGCGCCTGCGCCCTCGGCCGCGCCTGCGCAGTGGGGCGGAGATGCCGTCGCCCTGAGTGTCCGCCAGGAAGGAAGATGGCAGCAGGGTCACGTGGCGGTCCCCTCGGAGCTGGGCGCAGAGGCGGAGCCACGTGGGTGCGGGAGTAGCGGAGCGCCGGGTTCCTCCCCGGCTGCTTGCCTTTCCCCTCCCCGGTCCCCTGCATACCCAGCCCGCCCCCCACTCCCGGGACCCTGCGCCCTCCTCCCGGGACTCCCCCAGCCCTGTGGGCCACCGGGCGGCTAAGGTTTGGGGAGCGCtcccgggggcgggggagggatgaaaaatgggaacaaaagtcggtattttgaatgaaaaagaagtcacaaccaagtagactttttaaaaatctgataaatATCAATGTCAAAACAAAATCTAGAAAAACCTCATGTTTGTATTAAGTGGACATCCTGGGAGGAATGTGGCGAGGCTCAGGGGAGCGCATGGGAATAAGCCCTGCTTCTAAGTGACTGCAGttcaatttctttcctccaaCATACTTTCAAAGGCAGAGAAGAGTTAAAAGACACTGATGGCGAACGCCCACGCACCCACTGCCCGGATTCCACAGTGAAATCGCCACGCATGTCTTTCCAGGCTGTGTCTGCGTGGACACAACTACTTTCCACGCACACGAAGGTGAGCTGCACACGCGGTGCACCTGCGCGCCGCCCTGGCACCGCACGCGCACCCCTGACCCGGCTGCAAGCTGTGgcccctgcccaggtgagctcggGCCTGCCTCTGAGCATGCGTCCGTGGACACCTTTCCGATCCGGGAGGTATTCTAGGCACTGTCGCCTCTCATCGCCACACCGCCCTGGAGTCCAGGCTGTGGGTGCCCTCAGCTCCTGGGCAGTGGGATGCGCGACTCCACCCCAGCTCTGGGACTGCTCCCTGTGCCCACCGCCCTCGCCCATCGGGGGCTGGCCGTGAGCTGACCATCCCGACGGGTCTCTGCACAGGCCGTTTGGAGGAGGCCATGAGGGGCAGGAGAGAAGCAGGGCCGGGACCGCGAGCCAGCGTCCTGCTCAGGTGTGCTCCAGAGCAGCGGGCCTTTCGGGGCTAACCTGCATGAGGGATGCCATCGGCTGCGCTTTACTGGCAGTTTCATTGGGCTCTGCTGCAGAAACCCCAGAACCACAAAGAAATGCGCTCTGTCCAACATGATGTACTTCCAGTTTCCTCTAAGCAAGGACTCATCTCCAACATTCACAACATTCAACATGTAACTCCCCATGATTATCCGTTACCATCGAAGGTAAGCACTGCATCTTCCGTTTCcatcctcccctgccctgcccctggtAAGTGGAGCATCACTAAGTGCTAAGGTTGCGCGGAGCGTCCCCCCTTATCCGGGCTGAGGCCCCGCCCGCCGCTGCACCAGCCGGCCGCACCGCGCGTGCGCGCCTCACCGGGCGAGCTAAATCCGGGCCgagggggtgtgtggggggggcgggtCCCTGCGGACGCCGTGCGCATGCGTCGGCGCTCGGCGCGTCGGTGCGCGGGGTCGAAGGTCAGCCTGAAAGATGGCGGCGGCGGTGACCTTCTTCAGGCTGCTGGGCCGGGGGGGCGCGGCGGCGCGGAGCCTGCCCGGGGCCGCCAGGTGCTTCGGGGTGCAGACCTCGCCGGCCGGGGAGAAGGTCACGCACACCGGCCAGGTAACCCCTGCGGCGCGGAGAGCGCCCTCCCCCTCGGGGCGCCCAGGTGGGCGGAGTCCCGGCTCGGCCCCCGTGTCCCCGGGGTCCAGCGCCCCGGTGCCCCGTGTGCCCCAAGCTCAGTGCTCGTGGTCCAGTCGCCCAGCACCCCGGTCCCTCCTCTTCCCGCGGCCCAGCACCCGGGTCCCACGGTCCAGTCCCTCGGGGCCCCGAGCCCCGTACCCGCAGTCCAGCCCCGCAGTGCCCCAGACGCCCCAGACCCAGCGCCTGCGGTCCCGTCCTCGGTCTCCCCCTCCGTCCGGGGCCCCGGGCCCACTACCCGCAGGGGTACCGAGGGGCTGTCTGCAGCCACTGTGGCCTCATCCTCGCAGCGAACTCGGATACAAAACTGTTATCCCGGGGTAGCCCTTGGTTACTGTGGGGAGCACTCCGGTGGAGTCAGAAATGACCAGTTCTGTGCGTCCGATCTCCTCGTGTTTGTGCAATGTTGAATACCACATTGTAGTAACTCGAGGGTCCGCTGTCGAGTTACCGAAATACAAACACGGCGCTAGGCTGTGATCCGCAGCCCAAAGATGAGGGAGTGAGTACCTGTGTCGTTAGAAAAGGCCACGGAGCAGGTTCAGAGAGGAGGGGAGCTCCGGGGCCTCTGAGGTCGAAGGCGGGTGTCCCTCTCCGCTAGGACTGCGCTCCTCTGCTCCTTCCCTACCGTTTGCTACTTCCAGTTCAGACTACTGCCTGATGTCCCGTTAGGAATCCTGCTGAAAAATGCCCCGGGTGCGCAACTACACGTACTCCTGGTGTGTGTGATCGTGAATGGCCGGAACGTTAAGAAAACACTTTTCCTGAAACGTTTATGATTGGTATAAGATACAGCATCGGGCCGTAAAAAATCCCATAcggtctttttcttttcaggtttatggCGATAAAGACTACAGGAAAGTTCGATTTGTAGGTCGTCAGAAAGAGGTGAGTGAAAGGTCTAGCGAAAGAGAGGTGAGCTTTCTAAAACTTTTTAT is a window of Globicephala melas chromosome 3, mGloMel1.2, whole genome shotgun sequence DNA encoding:
- the MRPL36 gene encoding large ribosomal subunit protein bL36m isoform X2; translation: MATALLRKVVSAVGPLLHLGGLPLSSLAPCHPRACRQVGAAPSPAAALLSARLVLGLQQPALGFKTKGVLKKRCKGCYLVKRRGRWFVYCKTNPKHKQRQM
- the NDUFS6 gene encoding NADH dehydrogenase [ubiquinone] iron-sulfur protein 6, mitochondrial, coding for MAAAVTFFRLLGRGGAAARSLPGAARCFGVQTSPAGEKVTHTGQVYGDKDYRKVRFVGRQKEVNENFAIDLIAEQPVSEVGSRVISCDGAGGALGHPKVYINLDKETKTGTCGYCGLQFRQSCH
- the MRPL36 gene encoding large ribosomal subunit protein bL36m isoform X1, with protein sequence MGSYMLNVVNVGDESLLRGNWKYIMLDRAHFFVVLGFLQQSPMKLPVKRSRWHPSCRSSRDMATALLRKVVSAVGPLLHLGGLPLSSLAPCHPRACRQVGAAPSPAAALLSARLVLGLQQPALGFKTKGVLKKRCKGCYLVKRRGRWFVYCKTNPKHKQRQM